One window of the Colletotrichum lupini chromosome 9, complete sequence genome contains the following:
- a CDS encoding xylan 1,4-beta-xylosidase, which yields MKMLIAMRVLFALCLLLTPVWAIWNPIISGFNPDPAILRVRDDYYIATSSFEYWPGMPIYHSKDLSNWTLISHALTRPEQLQLYGVPTGAGAWAPSLAHFHNKFWLSGMTRWTYDPAARVWPRVWFISSPDLVTWSDPVWAEPWGIDPELFHDSSTGRTYLNLMAPNNNQERLWGIAQCEVELSSGACVGEYKSLWNGTLERNATARPEGPKMFSRGGWYYLVIAEGGTDELHRTSIARSKSPSGPFEACPHNPLMYNGQWGARNLTVQSTGHATFVETADGEWYASFIARRNVNGSSPLDGSANLTGIGRETFLAQVTWKNEWPSINNGKPIILSEEIGPKIGIKKTPAPWVDDFSGKELDPSWYQLRTPYVKSYDVDNGHLAFKPNVFGLSDRDHPAAVLRKQTSLNMTFSAELLGFEGVLGQRMRVGVSSYLSEFQHQDIGVKGCDGGIGGMCLYTEVRRNGTVDYWQRPLNSSSLLKSGLRLDIRAEPLTYHLGYSIGDGEPTYVAEIDSRWQAFAPTGFFVFTGASFALFATGEGEPWPFDGPKVGFTRVEERYHEEDIGDYDRCHSLRIIYTLSDFGFGKL from the exons ATGAAGATGCTCATTGCTATGCGTGTGCTATTCGCGCTGTGCCTCTTGCTCACACCAGTATGGGCGATTTGGAACCCCATCATCTCGGGCTTTAACCCTGATCCTGCAATTCTTCGGGTAAGGGATGATTATTATATTGCCACGTCGTCGTTCGAGTACTGGCCTGGGATGCCGATATATCACA GCAAGGATCTGTCGAATTGGACGCTTATTTCGCACGCCTTGACGAGGCCGGAGCAGCTGCAGCTCTACGGCGTCCCAACCGGAGCTG GCGCCTGGGCACCAAGCCTAGCCCACTTCCACAACAAATTCTGGCTCTCGGGCATGACGCGCTGGACCTACGACCCCGCAGCCCGCGTCTGGCCGCGGGTGTGGTTCATCTCCTCCCCGGACCTCGTAACCTGGTCTGACCCCGTCTGGGCGGAGCCATGGGGCATCGACCCAGAGCTCTTCCATGATTCGTCGACGGGGAGGACGTATTTGAACCTGATGGCGCCGAACAATAATCAAGAGAGGCTTTGGGGGATTGCGCAATGCGAGGTCGAGCTTTCGAGCGGAGCGTGCGTTGGAGAGTACAAGAGTCTTTGGAATGGGACGTTGGAGAGGAATGCGACGGCTAGGCCTGAGGGGCCAAAGATGTTCTCAAGGGGTGGGTGGTATTATTTGGTTATTGCTGAGG GCGGCACTGATGAGTTGCATCGAACCTCGATTGCTCGGAGTAAGTCGCCCTCTGGACCGTTTGAGGCTTGTCCGCATAATCCCCTCATGTATAACGGACAATGGGGGGCCAGGAACTTGACCGTGCAGTCGACGGGGCATGCAACGTTTGTAGAGACTGCTGATGGGGAGTGGTATGCTTCCTTCATTGCGAGGCGGAATGTGAATGGCAGCTCGCCACTCG ACGGGAGCGCTAACTTGACGGGTATAGGCCGTGAGACCTTTCTGGCGCAAGTGACATGGAAAAACGAATGGCCCAGCATCAACAACGGGAAGCCCATTATTCTCAGCGAAGAGATCGGGCCCAAGATAGGAATCAAAAAGACGCCAGCCCCCTGGGTAGACGACTTCTCCGGAAAGGAGCTTGATCCCTCGTGGTACCAGCTCCGAACGCCGTACGTCAAGTCGTATGATGTTGATAACGGGCATTTAGCCTTCAAGCCTAACGTCTTTGGCTTGAGTGATCGGGATCATCCCGCGGCGGTGCTGCGGAAACAGACGTCGTTGAACATGACGTTTTCTGCGGAGCTGCTTGGGTTTGAGGGCGTGTTGGGGCAGAGGATGAGAGTTGGGGTGTCGAGTTACTTGAGTGAGTTCCAGCACCAGGATATCGGTGTCAAGGGGTGCGATGGTGGGATTGGGGGTATGTGTTTGTATACCGAGGTTAGGAGGAATGGCACTGTGGAT TACTGGCAACGACCCCTCAACTCATCGTCTCTGCTCAAGAGCGGGCTGAGACTTGATATCCGGGCTGAACCGTTGACATACCACCTGGGCTATAGCATTGGCGATGGCGAGCCGACGTACGTCGCAGAGATTGATTCGAGGTGGCAGGCTTTCGCGCCAACGGGATTCTTCGTGTTCACTGGAGCATCTTTTGCGTTGTTTGCGACTGGTGAAGGTGAGCCGTGGCCTTTTGACGGGCCGAAAGTTGGGTTCACGCGAGTCGAGGAGAGGTATCACGAGGAAGACATTGGAGACTATGACCGTTG TCACTCTCTACGAATTATATACACATTGAGTGACTTTGGCTTTGGCAAATTGTAA